In Zingiber officinale cultivar Zhangliang chromosome 9B, Zo_v1.1, whole genome shotgun sequence, the genomic window TGGCTTGATCGCATACCTCTATAGACTGTGCAAACAATTGGTGAGAAAATGATATTAAGAAACTTTCAAACTAAACCCTAGGCACAAAAATGTGTATGCTATGCATTGAAAGAATCCCCCATGTCATGAATAATGTACCGAAAAGGTTCAACTGAGATGATTAGGAAGACAATTCAAGTGAAGTCTTACCTCCAAGAAACAAGGTCAATTTCGCGCACTGgaaaagaaaacaacaaaaaaTGAGTAAAAGAATGAAAACTAATAAATATTTGAGAGTATAGTCAGGAAGACAACTTTAGTTGAGCTATAAACCATAAAAAATTTCATCATGGGCGCATTGCAGATTATACATTACATTGTAACAATAGCATTTGGAAATTGAACAACAATAGACTCGAAAAGCATCCAAAGTTCACATGGATCATGTATAATCTAATTTGAATCACCAAAAgacagaagaaaaaaaatgttacCTTGTGCACATTACTATTTTAGATTACATTGTGCAATGAAAAATAATTAGTTGATAAGCATCTGCAAACAATACAGACTGCAAATAGACTTAAAATTGCAAGGCAATTCTcattaaaaaaacaaagaacTGCAGATagagctaaatttgaaaattttgtcaataaaaaatataagaaaCTCGAACAGAAACTAAATAGCAAGTGGTTTTTCTTCAGAAAGTATTCAATAGCATTCCAGATCCAACAGGTCTACTCCCAGGCCCTGACATGGGTAACCTTTTTATAGTTTCTTTGTGACACTTACATAGTTAACTTTCCAAAGTGGTTAATAATAAAAACACTAACCTTCCAATTTCGATCTCAATCAAAATAAACAGCCATAGCACCAATACAAGGCATCTTTCCCGTCAATATCAGCACTCAACTTTTTTTTTGTGGAAAAATAATACACAACGATTCTCCGATGAGACTCTACCGACCATGGTCGTTTAGAAACAGTACGTCTTGAGTTCAAAGCACGCAAATTATTTGGTTTGTACAATATGCGGTAGCATTAGAGAAAAGAACGTCATTTGCCTATGGAAGATTTTAAGTTTTCGCGAATAAAAATATGCCGAAGGAATTTTTTTCAGGTATTAATTCAGGAGAATGTTAGATCGAGTGAGAGAGATGAATAGAACATACGTTGTAGGTGCGCCACGCCTTCCCAACGCTGACTGTGACGAAAGTCTCCGTCCCCAGTCTCTGAACCGAGAAGGGTACGTTGGTGGTTATGTATCCGATCGCTCGATAGGGCTCGAATATCCCCATTGCTATCCGCTCGCCCTTGGTTGATGGTTCGCAGTGCAAGCAGTTCGACGGAAGGAAGCAAGGAAGCTGAGTATCGAAGCGAGTAAAGTTGCTGTTCGCCGGCAAAAGCTTCTTGTGGAGCCGCGTAGGCGGTGGCGGCGTCGGCGGCGGCAGGGATGAGAGTTTTGGTAGAAGGGTTttgataattaaaaaattaaaatttataaaaatatgttaaaatttaaaaatccctAAATATGAAAATTCCTTTGTAAAATATTCTTAAAAAGTTTATAGACCTTTATAATTTAAAAACGAAACTAATGTATAGTTTCaagtaatttaaaataataaatgtataataaatgtttttttaaaaaaacctaattctttgaaatattataaaagaaattttataaatcccGATTAATCTCAGTTAGTCCTTGATAATTTCAATTAGTCTGATTATTTTTGGATGATCAAGTCTCATAAAAGTTTTCTATCGACACCATGACTAATTTaaaattcaacatcttttaattatATCCTTCATTTTAAGAAAACAAAAATTCTAAAGTGACAACCTAAATATAACGGCACCATAGCTCTTAAAAAACTTTGAGTACACCGATAATATATATTATCGATTTAATTTATAAACATTATCTAATATGCGAAATGAACATATACTACTTATATAGTTATAATTTGTATTTTGACTCTGATGGAATACACTCatatatctattttttaaaatcataaaaactatatatttttaaatttctgaaaaatttacGTTGTTTTTGTCACTCGTATAAATCTCATTCTATGCGAACGCAGCCATCGTGCACGTCTGAGTCCCGCCAAATTCCTCCACTGGACTGCTTGTTTACAACAAATTCCCATAAGGCATAATCCACCTGTGCGGTCGACACCTGTTCCCTCCCCCCATCGCCCTCCACGTGTTCCTTCTCCCCCTTCTCCCCCTTGTCCCACACCAACCTCACCTCATCTCATCAGCTCACAAAGACACCGTCCCCCTTCTATAAATCCTCACTCATCCTTCTCCAACCTCTCTGCCTCTCCCTCCCTGCTCCAATCCACCAACCAATCAGCTCCAGCCATGGCGGGTTACGTGGACCCCCTCGTGGTGGGCAGAGTGATCGGCGACGTGGTCGACCTCTTCGTCCCTGCCTTGACCATGACCGTCCGTTTCGGGTCCAAGCACGTCAACAACGGCTGCGACGTCAAGCCCTCCCTCGCCGTCGACCCGCCCTCAGTCCAGATCGCCGGCCGCCCTTACGACCTCTTCACTCTGGTCGACCtcccattaatttttttttgttctgcTTCCGTAATTCTCCATAATCATCGAGTCAAACGGAgttcattaatttttattttattccttttCCTGTCTGCGTAGGTGATGACTGATCCCGACGCACCCAGTCCAAGCGACCCCACGATGAGAGAATGGCTCCATTGGTATAGTTTTAATTAACTGTCGTCTCGAAGATTTTGACTTGTTGTCATACGATCTTTGCTGATCGATCGGTCAATTACTCAGGCTGGTGGTCAACATCCCCGGCGGGACTGATCTTTCTCAAGGTAATTAGCTGTTTTATTTCGCCGTCAACGTCGTCGCTGATCACAACTGGCACGCGACACTTGTCGCGCCACGATTCTTGCACGTGGATCTCGTGGCGCGACACCTGTCGAGAAGTGCATGTTGCTGGTAGTGTTGAATTGACGTGGGTGCCGTGGTGTGATTAATTGGCAGGGGAGGAGGTTGTGGGGTACATGGGGCCGCGGCCGCCGGTGGGGATCCACAGGTACGCGCTGGTTCTGTTCCAGCAGAAGAGCAGGCTGCAGGGGGTGGCGCCGCCGCCGGCGAGGGCCAACTTCAGCACGCGGGCCTTCGCGGCGCACTGCGAGCTCGGCCTCCCGGTCGCCACCGTCTACTTCAACGCCCAGAAGGAGCCGGCCAACAGACGCCGCTGAGGTtgaggatcgatcgatcgatcgatcggcaGTGCATACGTTGCGTGTGGTCTATATATGAATGCATGCACCTtcagatcgatcgatcgatctctCTCTTCCTTTTTCATCTATCTTTTAGATGCGTACGTTCCTTTTCTGAATAAATTAGTGTTAACGTTTGTGAATGGAGTAATAGGAAGGATCTGTAGGTGTGTTTGTGATGAACTTGGTTGAGTCTATGGTGAAATATTACAATCTTGTGTCTCTGCActtgtttttcatttttatatattttttataatagatATTGTTACATGAGATTAACTTCATTAATGTTGGTATGGTAGTCGATATTTTTCTCCACgacaaaaaaataattaatatagttTAAGTAGCTTAATTAATATCGACTAGTTAGGTATAGCATtacttaaatttttaattaagtcagTTCATAAaacaaaagataaaaattaaattagtttgTCAAACAAAGCTTCTAATGACAAGGTCTTTCACCATTCGGCCACTTGGATAGCGTGTATAATGGTAATCATCTCGTCAGCATCATTACTAGTTAATTATCTTTCTCCAACATGATCAGTATAACTAATTAAGGACCCATGGCCGTGGAGAATCGGACAATGTctctttcttatatatatattcttcAATATTGCATCGTATGAAAAACgaataaatccttttaaaaaaactttgataaATTCACTGCGATGAAAGAAAAAGGAATCGAGATCGACCACGACAAACACTAAAAAAACGATAATTATATGGATTTAATGCATTTAATTTAAAGCCTCAGTGGATATTGCAACTGGTAATCCTCAGTCTACCGAAACTGTGCATAAACAATGCAAAGCTACGCCGCCTAATGAAAAGGTGTTTTTACCTAATCAAACTACTTTAACCTTTTTTTAATATCTCCTAGATTTTTCCTGTTGTGCTAGACAAACACAAGGGACAGTTTTTTATTCTAGAAGTGATTGAGGGGTGTGAAAAAGGCCATTCGCAAGATGCTTTTGTTTTTTAATTTGATCATTTCAACCTTTAATCATAAAAGGTTTTgaaacttttatttatttattttattaaattaggTGTCTAGATTTCAGACGACTAATCTTATCCCTCTTGATTTATTTAACATACAAATCTAGAACATAAATTATGCACACTCATAAATTTACCTCGGAGATATATATTCATTTTATTCGAGATTTTAATGTTGATCCTCTTATGTTTCATTTGAGTATTTTACTACTGCATCACTTCAATTTGATTGGAGTAATTTCATCGACTGATTGATCTTATTACACGAAATTTTCATCTCTATTATTCATTTTCTGACTAAATTGCATCTTGGTTGCACACGCGTGTGTAATATAAATCACATTGaccctttataatgaaattatattaattaaagtattttaacattaaaatactaaagtagagtgGGTAAAGTAtctgatttttgaaaatctaaattatttaggtctttgaaaatccgaattgtttggattttcgagtgtcacccttacggcttctctatgaaaaaaattaatttaatttaatattatatttattttagtaaaaaaaactaagaagagtatattttttaacattgtcggcctaaaatatttatagaagcttatTGAATCATAATGTTGTCAAttttaagatgtgggactaaagataactatatttttttatatgaaacaaccagagaaaattaatgatgaaaaaaattcataataatatgtcgcagctgagtctcgaactctagatcattgattgtttcgcttgtgaaattactaataaaccttggaattatttttagtgtgaatagaaaaaaggatattaacataaattcattttaggcttcaccaaaattagttaataaagggggaagatttttaataaaatagtaagattatatttaaaaaggACAGTGGAGAAAATTTCCTAAATAATCCATTTAGAAGATGTTGTTTTCGAGAATATAATTTAGATTATATGTaacaatataaaaatattatatttcaaAGTTATTCCAAGATTAGGTATTGTTCTTTGTTTGTCCTTTAGGTCACTTTGTCATATTCTATACCATTCAACGTAATTTGCAAATCAACTATCCTTGTCAAAACTCTAATATTATGCACGATTAAAGTGCTAAAGATGTCTCAATGGCTGCTAAGGTGAAAAGCTACACGGATATCTAATCTTTTTTTATTGGAACATCGGTTTCATTATTATTTAAGAGATCTATTTTTCCCACCTTCTGACATTTTTCTCTCTCCGATTTCACTTTAAAATGTACTCTTATAcccttttatcaattttatttttttattagttagCATTAAAAAAAAgcaaaagattatttttttttatattttttactatatatttgtattttttaatagtatattatatatatgaaattaataaaaataatagaaaatttaaaactaaataaaaaaaacaaaattgattaaaactaatatatatatatatatatatatatttgataaaaaaatcataaacaatttgttttaaaaaattaaataaaaaaaagagagGTATAAAGACCATTTGAAAGGAAGGATAGTAGGGGAGAATAATTAGAGTCGGATTCTCTGTCCTTAATTTTTTCTGTTCCCGTGTCCCACTCGTCGCCTCTAGCCCACCACCAGCGTCCTTCGGTTGTCGCTCCAATCATAACTATATCTTAGAGGAAAGGTGAACCCAGAGGGGTTACCACCGGCGCGATCGACGCTGGAATCGGGTCGAATCTGAACAGGGACTCATATCGACGACGGAGGAAAATCTGCTCAGATCCGACCGGATTTCAGCGTCGATCGTGCCGATGATGACCTCCTGCGTTCACCTTCCCCCTAGGATACAGTTTTGATCAGGATGACTGTCGAAGGCCGCTGGCAGTGAGCTGGAGCGATGAGTAAGATAAGGGATAGGTGATATTAGGGACAGTGAATTCGatttcttataaattttttatttttttaatagtagattttaggagttattatttataaaaaatttaaaagtgtaAAGATTATAGatcaaaataaaaaagataaaagataaaaaaataaaaaaattgattaaaaaaataaaactaaagaaaaaaaaggtaaaaaaaattaaaaaaaagaagTTAGAATAAAATAACTTGTTATAGGGGTAAAAACATCAttcaaaagggggggggggggttatttaatattttgttgagtgtcaATTTAAATTACATATTAAGAGAGGAAGAGAGATAAAAATTTAGTTAGAAACCATAATTCATTCAGATGAAAAAATAATAAGGCAGCGTAATAATATAATCGAACTCATATAGTGGATAATGATTTGAGTGTTGTTGTATTTTATAGtttattattttaagtttttaagcTGTGTCTTAAGAATTTCAGATTTCCAAGCATATTATATTTGTTATAATTTGTTAAATTCTGTAATTGGACTAAAACGGGAAATTGTGAGAAATATTTGTGCCGGGATGTAAAATAAACTAGGAAGTAGGAAGATCCAAGTCCAAACCTGCCCAACAAAGATGGCATCTCTTCCGTTCATTTATCAACGGCCAAGATCAACCGATGATGCAATCATCCGTGCGCGATGCGCCGCGCATCCACGTCCATGGATTCCCCAACGCACTTCGCGTATTACCAATCGC contains:
- the LOC122024020 gene encoding protein MOTHER of FT and TFL1 homolog 1-like; translation: MAGYVDPLVVGRVIGDVVDLFVPALTMTVRFGSKHVNNGCDVKPSLAVDPPSVQIAGRPYDLFTLVMTDPDAPSPSDPTMREWLHWLVVNIPGGTDLSQGEEVVGYMGPRPPVGIHRYALVLFQQKSRLQGVAPPPARANFSTRAFAAHCELGLPVATVYFNAQKEPANRRR